In the Natrinema amylolyticum genome, one interval contains:
- a CDS encoding elongation factor EF-2 produces the protein MGRRKKIVQECERLMDDPENIRNIAIAAHVDHGKTTLTDNLLAGAGMISDETAGEQLAMDTEEDEQERGITIDAANVSMTHEYEDQNHLINLIDTPGHVDFGGDVTRAMRAVDGALVVVDAVEGAMPQTETVLRQALREGVKPTLFINKVDRLISELQEGPEEMQERLLSVIRDVNELIRGMTEEMDDIDDWTVSVEEGTVGFGSALYKWGVSMPSMQRTGMDFAEIMELERADKRQELHERTPLSDVVLDMVCEHFPNPVNAQPRRIPRIWRGDAESDLADSMRLVDEDGEVVLMVTDIAMDPHAGEVASGRVFSGTLEKGQELYVSGTAGKNRIQSVGVYMGGEREEVDEVPAGNIAAVTGLKDAIAGSTVSSVEMTPFETIEHISEPVITKSVEAQNMDDLPKLIETLRQVSKEDPTIQITINEDTGEHLISGQGELHLEVITQRIEKNQGIPVNTGEPIVVYREQPQRPSDQVEGISPNRHNRFYISIEPMNDELVETIQRGEASMDMPEQDRREALQDAGMDKDTSQNVEHMHGTNILIDDTKGIQHLNETMELVIEGLEDALDNGPLANEPVQGSLIRLHDARLHEDTIHRGPAQVIPATREAVHKALIDGKIKMLEPMQDVRIDVPNDHMGAASGEIQGRRGRVDDMYQEGDLMVVEGIAPVGEMIGFASDIRSATEGRASWNTENAGFEVMSDSLQRDKIMEIRERKGMKLELPPSIDYI, from the coding sequence ATGGGCCGACGCAAGAAGATCGTCCAAGAGTGTGAACGGCTGATGGACGACCCGGAGAACATCCGGAACATCGCCATCGCCGCTCACGTTGACCACGGGAAAACGACCCTTACAGACAATCTGCTGGCTGGTGCCGGCATGATCTCCGACGAGACTGCCGGCGAGCAGCTCGCGATGGACACCGAGGAAGACGAGCAGGAACGCGGGATCACCATCGACGCGGCGAACGTTTCGATGACCCACGAGTACGAGGACCAGAACCACCTCATCAACCTCATCGACACCCCGGGCCACGTCGACTTCGGTGGCGACGTTACCCGAGCGATGCGCGCCGTCGACGGTGCGCTCGTCGTCGTCGACGCCGTCGAAGGGGCGATGCCCCAGACCGAGACGGTGCTGCGACAGGCACTGCGAGAGGGCGTCAAGCCGACCCTGTTCATCAACAAGGTCGACCGCCTCATCTCCGAGCTCCAGGAGGGGCCCGAGGAGATGCAGGAGCGACTCCTCTCGGTCATCCGCGACGTGAACGAACTCATCCGCGGGATGACCGAGGAGATGGACGACATCGACGACTGGACCGTTTCGGTCGAAGAGGGCACCGTCGGCTTCGGCTCCGCGCTGTACAAGTGGGGCGTCTCCATGCCGTCGATGCAGCGTACCGGCATGGACTTCGCCGAGATCATGGAACTCGAGCGCGCCGACAAGCGCCAGGAGCTCCACGAGCGGACGCCGCTGTCGGACGTCGTGCTCGACATGGTCTGTGAGCACTTCCCGAACCCGGTCAACGCACAGCCCCGTCGTATTCCGCGTATCTGGCGTGGCGACGCCGAGTCGGACCTCGCTGACTCGATGCGCCTCGTCGACGAGGACGGCGAGGTCGTCCTGATGGTCACCGACATCGCGATGGACCCCCACGCCGGTGAAGTCGCCTCCGGCCGCGTCTTCTCCGGGACCCTCGAGAAGGGACAGGAGCTCTACGTCTCCGGGACCGCGGGCAAGAACCGCATCCAGTCCGTCGGCGTCTACATGGGCGGCGAGCGCGAGGAAGTGGACGAAGTTCCCGCCGGGAACATCGCCGCCGTCACCGGTCTCAAAGACGCGATCGCCGGTTCGACCGTCTCCAGCGTCGAGATGACGCCGTTCGAGACGATCGAGCACATCTCCGAGCCGGTCATTACGAAGTCCGTCGAGGCCCAGAACATGGACGACCTGCCCAAGCTGATCGAGACGCTGCGACAGGTCTCCAAGGAGGACCCGACGATCCAGATTACGATTAACGAGGACACCGGCGAGCACCTGATCTCCGGGCAGGGTGAGCTCCACCTCGAGGTCATCACCCAGCGTATCGAGAAGAACCAGGGCATTCCGGTCAACACCGGTGAACCGATCGTCGTCTACCGCGAGCAGCCCCAGCGGCCGAGCGACCAGGTCGAAGGTATCTCGCCGAACCGTCACAACCGCTTCTACATCTCCATCGAGCCGATGAACGACGAGCTCGTGGAGACGATCCAGCGAGGCGAGGCCTCGATGGACATGCCCGAGCAGGATCGCCGTGAAGCCCTGCAGGACGCCGGCATGGACAAGGACACGTCCCAGAACGTCGAGCACATGCACGGGACGAACATCCTCATCGACGACACGAAGGGGATCCAGCACCTGAACGAGACGATGGAACTCGTCATCGAGGGTCTCGAGGACGCCCTCGACAACGGTCCGCTGGCGAACGAGCCGGTGCAGGGCTCGCTGATCCGCCTGCACGACGCGCGCCTCCACGAGGACACCATCCACCGCGGCCCGGCACAGGTCATCCCGGCGACCCGCGAGGCCGTCCACAAGGCGCTGATCGACGGCAAGATCAAGATGCTCGAGCCGATGCAGGACGTCCGCATCGACGTGCCCAACGATCACATGGGCGCGGCCTCGGGCGAGATTCAGGGCCGTCGTGGCCGCGTCGACGACATGTACCAGGAAGGCGACCTCATGGTCGTCGAGGGCATCGCGCCCGTCGGCGAGATGATCGGCTTCGCGAGCGACATCCGCTCCGCGACCGAGGGTCGGGCCTCCTGGAACACCGAGAACGCCGGCTTCGAGGTCATGTCCGACTCCCTCCAGCGCGACAAGATCATGGAGATCCGCGAGCGCAAGGGCATGAAGCTCGAGCTGCCGCCGAGTATCGACTACATCTAA
- the serS gene encoding serine--tRNA ligase gives MLDRTYLRENPDEVREALDDRGADVDIDEFLELDERWRELKARGDDLRHDRNKITKKIGELVADGKDEEREEAIERSRELKAEIEDVEAEAVELQEKLRERILEIPQVPHESVPLGVDERHNVEDRRWGFDDAHELPDEVTPHYELGEELDIIDEERAAKTTGSGFYFLKGEGAQLEHALIQFMMDLHREQGYVDLFPPIPVKSASMRGTGQLPKFADDAYRLGGSNEEEYEDDDLWLCPTAEVPVTNMYANEILLQDDLPLKHQAYTPNFRREAGEHGTETRGIVRVHQFNKVELVNFVEPEESYDRLENLLAEAEDVLKRLGLPYRILELCTGDLTFASAKTYDIEVWAPGDDMDEGPENGGRWLEVSSASNFEDFQARRAGLRYRPERHESADYLHTLNASGLAIPRVMVAILEYYQNEDGTVTIPEPLQSYMGGKEVIEGHEKVGESALGAGERE, from the coding sequence ATGCTCGACCGGACCTATCTGCGCGAGAACCCAGACGAGGTACGCGAGGCCCTCGACGACCGCGGGGCCGACGTCGACATCGACGAGTTCCTCGAACTCGACGAGCGCTGGCGGGAGCTGAAGGCCCGCGGTGACGACCTGCGCCACGACCGCAACAAGATCACCAAGAAGATCGGCGAACTCGTCGCCGACGGGAAAGACGAGGAACGGGAGGAAGCCATCGAACGCTCGCGCGAGCTCAAAGCCGAGATCGAGGACGTCGAAGCCGAGGCCGTCGAGCTCCAGGAGAAACTCCGGGAGCGGATACTCGAGATCCCACAGGTCCCTCACGAGAGCGTCCCGCTCGGCGTCGACGAACGTCACAACGTCGAGGACCGGCGCTGGGGCTTCGACGACGCCCACGAACTGCCCGACGAGGTCACGCCACACTACGAACTCGGCGAGGAACTGGACATCATCGACGAGGAGCGCGCCGCCAAGACGACCGGCTCGGGCTTTTACTTCCTCAAGGGCGAGGGCGCACAGCTCGAGCACGCCCTGATCCAGTTCATGATGGATCTCCACCGTGAACAGGGCTACGTCGACCTGTTCCCGCCGATTCCGGTCAAGAGCGCCTCGATGCGCGGCACCGGCCAGCTCCCGAAGTTCGCCGACGACGCCTACCGGCTGGGCGGCAGCAACGAGGAGGAGTACGAGGACGACGACCTCTGGCTCTGTCCCACCGCGGAGGTGCCGGTCACCAACATGTACGCGAACGAGATCCTCCTGCAGGACGATCTCCCGCTCAAACATCAGGCCTACACGCCGAACTTCCGACGCGAGGCCGGCGAGCACGGCACTGAAACGCGGGGCATCGTCCGCGTCCACCAGTTCAACAAAGTCGAACTCGTCAACTTCGTCGAACCCGAGGAGAGCTACGACCGCCTCGAGAACCTCCTCGCAGAGGCCGAAGACGTCCTCAAACGGCTCGGACTCCCCTACCGCATCCTCGAGCTCTGTACCGGCGATCTGACCTTCGCCAGCGCCAAGACCTACGACATCGAGGTCTGGGCCCCCGGTGATGACATGGACGAGGGCCCCGAAAACGGCGGCCGCTGGCTCGAGGTCTCGAGCGCGTCGAACTTCGAGGACTTCCAGGCCCGACGAGCCGGCCTGCGCTACCGACCCGAGCGCCACGAGTCGGCCGACTACCTCCACACGCTCAACGCCTCCGGGCTCGCGATTCCGCGCGTGATGGTGGCGATCCTCGAGTACTACCAGAACGAGGACGGCACGGTGACGATTCCCGAACCGTTGCAGTCGTACATGGGCGGGAAGGAGGTCATCGAGGGCCACGAGAAGGTCGGCGAATCGGCGCTGGGTGCGGGCGAGCGAGAGTGA
- a CDS encoding magnesium transporter — translation MASAGSDETIDTWSIRSIVATMFPILLVLSMLEMGSGYVLEELEETYLSNPTLLVLVPVMIGMGGNLGAILSSRLSTRLHLGLLEFDPRDEVLWTNVLAIMGLAATIFSALGVAAWIVGQIIAEPMALVDLMLISVVSGMLLAVIAIVLSIAATYVSYTQGLDPDDTTIPVVTNVCDILGVIVLSGVAIVVLN, via the coding sequence ATGGCGTCCGCGGGCTCGGACGAGACGATCGACACCTGGTCGATCCGCAGCATCGTCGCCACGATGTTTCCCATCCTCCTCGTCCTCTCGATGCTCGAGATGGGATCAGGCTACGTCCTCGAGGAACTCGAGGAGACCTACCTCTCCAACCCGACGCTGCTGGTGCTCGTTCCCGTGATGATCGGGATGGGCGGCAACCTCGGCGCGATCCTCTCCTCGCGGCTCTCGACGCGACTCCACCTGGGCTTGCTCGAGTTCGATCCTCGAGACGAGGTGCTGTGGACGAACGTATTGGCGATCATGGGACTGGCGGCGACGATCTTCTCGGCGCTGGGCGTCGCCGCCTGGATCGTCGGGCAGATCATCGCCGAACCGATGGCACTGGTCGATCTCATGCTCATCTCGGTCGTCAGCGGCATGCTCCTGGCCGTGATCGCGATCGTGCTCAGTATCGCCGCGACCTACGTCTCCTACACGCAGGGGCTGGACCCCGACGACACGACGATTCCGGTCGTCACGAACGTCTGTGACATCCTCGGCGTGATCGTCCTCTCGGGGGTCGCGATCGTCGTCCTGAACTGA
- a CDS encoding 30S ribosomal protein S12 gives MANGKYAARKLKKDRQNQRWSDSDYARRARGLREKSDPLEGAPQARGIVLEKVGIEAKQPNSAIRKCVRVQLIKNGKQVTAFCPGDGAISFIDEHDEVTIAGIGGAKGRAMGDLSGVNYKVDKVNGVALKELVRGNAEKPVR, from the coding sequence ATGGCAAACGGCAAATACGCCGCGCGCAAGCTCAAGAAGGACCGCCAGAATCAGCGGTGGTCCGACTCGGACTACGCGCGCCGCGCCCGCGGACTTCGCGAGAAGTCCGACCCCCTCGAGGGTGCGCCCCAGGCCCGCGGTATCGTACTCGAAAAGGTCGGCATCGAAGCCAAACAGCCCAACTCGGCGATCCGGAAGTGCGTCCGAGTGCAGCTGATCAAGAACGGCAAGCAAGTCACCGCGTTCTGTCCCGGTGACGGCGCTATCTCGTTCATCGACGAACACGACGAAGTCACCATCGCCGGGATCGGTGGGGCCAAGGGTCGTGCGATGGGTGACCTCTCCGGTGTTAACTACAAGGTCGACAAGGTCAACGGCGTCGCCCTGAAGGAACTCGTTCGCGGGAACGCGGAAAAACCGGTGCGATAA
- a CDS encoding potassium channel family protein codes for MDPLEGETSSAPIEYEPVSVKDVLVEMKDTAELLIDLSYSAVLHQSDQLATEVLRLEERMDVLEMRARMSLLMAARKPADAEQLAPVLGIVGAADGISDAAGDIAKIVLEDMGLPEAMRAALPDAAEALLRGVVAADSSYAGRTLQDIDLESETGVRVIALRRGKRQTTSDEPSGSGGAGDDDWLLNPGPTTRVEADDVALLRGPESAIGDVCEELTGEVYEAPTAETPDIDDLERAVDTIIHMKDFSELAVDLAYSSVLFDSEELAEEVRNLEVEVDAMQSRFEAWTLRAAADATDPVVLRGLIQLGNCTERISDAAIEISEGVLRDIDVHPVVQVAVQESDEIITRVEVETGSDLDGTAVTAGVPDVESTMSVIAIRRPDEGWLLVADADAELRGGDVLISKGTRTAAAAFRDLASA; via the coding sequence ATGGACCCGCTCGAGGGCGAGACGTCGTCGGCGCCGATCGAGTACGAGCCCGTCAGCGTCAAGGACGTGCTGGTAGAGATGAAAGACACCGCCGAGCTGTTAATCGACCTCTCGTACTCGGCCGTGCTCCACCAGAGCGACCAGCTCGCGACGGAGGTCCTTCGCCTGGAAGAGCGGATGGACGTCCTGGAGATGCGGGCGCGAATGAGTCTCCTGATGGCCGCCCGGAAGCCGGCCGACGCGGAACAGCTCGCTCCCGTTCTGGGTATCGTCGGGGCCGCGGACGGGATCAGCGACGCCGCCGGCGACATCGCGAAGATCGTCCTCGAGGACATGGGTCTCCCCGAGGCGATGCGGGCGGCGCTGCCCGACGCCGCGGAGGCGCTCCTCCGGGGCGTCGTCGCGGCGGACTCGTCCTACGCCGGGCGGACGCTCCAGGACATCGACCTCGAGTCCGAGACGGGCGTGCGCGTGATCGCGCTCCGGCGGGGCAAGCGTCAGACGACGTCTGACGAGCCATCCGGCTCCGGCGGAGCCGGAGACGACGACTGGCTGCTCAATCCGGGGCCGACGACCCGGGTCGAGGCCGACGACGTCGCGCTCCTCCGGGGCCCCGAGTCGGCGATCGGCGACGTCTGCGAAGAGCTGACCGGCGAGGTCTACGAGGCGCCCACCGCCGAGACGCCGGACATCGACGACTTGGAGCGCGCCGTGGACACGATCATCCACATGAAGGACTTCTCCGAACTGGCGGTCGATCTGGCCTACAGCAGCGTGCTGTTCGACAGCGAGGAGCTCGCCGAGGAGGTCCGCAACCTCGAGGTCGAGGTCGACGCGATGCAGTCGCGCTTCGAGGCGTGGACGCTCCGGGCGGCCGCGGACGCGACGGATCCGGTCGTCCTCCGGGGGTTGATCCAGCTCGGCAACTGTACGGAGCGGATCAGCGACGCCGCGATCGAGATCAGCGAGGGCGTCCTCCGGGATATCGACGTCCACCCGGTCGTGCAGGTGGCCGTCCAGGAGAGCGACGAGATCATCACGCGCGTCGAGGTCGAAACGGGGAGCGACCTCGACGGGACCGCGGTGACCGCCGGCGTTCCCGACGTCGAGTCGACGATGTCCGTGATCGCCATCCGCCGCCCCGACGAGGGGTGGCTGCTGGTCGCGGACGCCGACGCCGAACTGCGCGGCGGCGACGTGCTCATCTCGAAGGGAACTCGGACGGCCGCGGCGGCGTTCCGCGATCTCGCGTCCGCGTAG
- a CDS encoding 4-vinyl reductase, protein MATIATVLGTTSWFKRLLGGSDDESQDSEQLPTVDDRIGFDGALEDAEVIGRSPLSYIAAGESVSSFVGKQITSKLAEYGLEDIESDEWYPLEIPLAMLYDMRDEYGAVRMQNMGQNVPQHVEFPPELTEVDNALRAIDTAYHQNHRGSEIGFYEFQTEGSSEGVMTCENPYPCEFDKGLIRGVAKKFANNPVEVEEVGDQCRSDGDQCCEYRIKWI, encoded by the coding sequence ATGGCTACAATCGCTACGGTGTTGGGGACGACGTCCTGGTTCAAGCGACTCCTCGGGGGTTCCGACGACGAGTCACAGGACAGCGAGCAGTTGCCGACGGTAGACGATCGCATCGGATTCGACGGGGCGCTCGAGGACGCAGAAGTGATCGGTCGGAGCCCCCTCTCGTATATCGCCGCGGGGGAGTCGGTCTCGTCGTTCGTCGGGAAACAGATCACCAGTAAACTCGCCGAATACGGGCTCGAGGACATCGAGTCCGACGAGTGGTATCCGCTCGAAATTCCGCTCGCCATGTTGTACGATATGCGCGACGAGTACGGTGCCGTCAGAATGCAGAACATGGGGCAGAACGTCCCCCAACACGTCGAATTTCCGCCGGAGCTGACCGAGGTCGATAACGCGTTACGGGCGATCGATACGGCGTATCACCAGAATCACCGCGGCAGCGAAATCGGATTCTACGAGTTCCAGACGGAGGGATCGAGCGAGGGAGTGATGACCTGTGAGAATCCCTACCCGTGTGAATTCGATAAGGGACTCATCAGGGGCGTCGCGAAGAAGTTCGCTAACAACCCCGTCGAGGTCGAGGAAGTCGGCGACCAGTGTCGGTCGGACGGCGACCAGTGCTGTGAGTACCGTATCAAGTGGATCTGA
- a CDS encoding fluoride efflux transporter FluC, with product MADTHPLVRLETLALIAVGGFAGSNLRFFAMGVLPDVPSIVLVNAVGSAVLAFLVYEADYAGHLASRARLVFTTGFLSSLTTYSTFALQTALAASPLALGGIVAANYGLGLVGVLAGRALARRVGAPRPSGGETA from the coding sequence ATGGCAGACACACATCCGCTCGTTCGCCTCGAGACGCTCGCACTGATCGCCGTCGGCGGTTTCGCCGGGTCGAACCTCCGTTTCTTCGCGATGGGAGTGCTTCCGGACGTGCCGTCGATCGTTCTGGTCAACGCCGTCGGGAGCGCGGTCCTCGCCTTCCTCGTCTACGAAGCCGACTACGCGGGCCACCTGGCCTCGCGGGCCCGGCTCGTCTTCACGACGGGGTTTCTCTCCTCGTTGACGACCTACAGCACGTTCGCGCTCCAGACCGCACTCGCCGCGAGTCCGCTCGCGCTGGGCGGCATCGTCGCCGCGAACTACGGACTCGGCCTCGTCGGCGTGCTCGCCGGACGAGCGCTCGCGCGTCGGGTCGGTGCTCCGCGGCCGTCCGGTGGTGAGACCGCGTGA
- a CDS encoding DUF5781 family protein, whose product MDIRVQGPGPTSPFLSARDLFETEQDLSLPVHVQLRDDPDERTWAAHYDDRHVLNISRQAASSAMARELALHEFAHMARHEQRHPSHTQSTEEVLYLALAGKSVERRKLSHCYQIANHMKDIYADDITLSVGPGEKLLSFLESSLAAAVADRPETPSRPGFERLSASADPEITAVNAAFALALAERHDLVDEDHRLYDLAHAAAMDAPEIDFEGFKRRFRELAREPDTSTYRQVLVDATRSYVGGESRAAD is encoded by the coding sequence ATGGATATTCGCGTCCAGGGACCGGGCCCGACCTCTCCATTCCTCAGCGCCCGCGACCTCTTCGAAACCGAACAGGACCTCTCGCTGCCGGTCCACGTCCAGCTCCGGGACGACCCCGACGAACGGACCTGGGCTGCCCACTACGACGATCGCCACGTCCTGAACATCTCGAGACAGGCCGCCTCGTCGGCCATGGCCCGCGAGCTCGCGCTCCACGAGTTCGCTCACATGGCTCGCCACGAGCAGCGACACCCCTCTCACACCCAGTCCACCGAAGAAGTCCTCTACCTCGCGCTGGCCGGCAAGAGCGTCGAGCGACGCAAGCTCTCCCACTGCTACCAGATCGCGAACCACATGAAGGACATCTACGCCGACGACATCACCCTCTCGGTCGGCCCCGGCGAGAAGCTGCTCTCCTTTCTCGAGTCCAGCCTCGCGGCGGCCGTGGCCGATCGGCCCGAGACGCCGTCCCGTCCGGGGTTCGAGCGACTCTCCGCGAGCGCCGATCCCGAGATTACGGCGGTGAACGCGGCCTTCGCGCTCGCGCTCGCAGAGAGACACGACCTCGTCGACGAGGATCACCGGCTGTACGATCTCGCACACGCGGCTGCGATGGACGCTCCCGAGATCGACTTCGAGGGGTTCAAACGCCGGTTCCGGGAGCTCGCGCGGGAACCCGACACGAGCACCTATCGGCAGGTTCTCGTCGACGCAACGCGCTCGTACGTCGGTGGTGAGAGCCGCGCCGCGGACTGA
- a CDS encoding magnesium transporter: protein MEARQDAWRIYRESLPILVVSLAGGIFAGSVLGSEGMTEGFERFPGLLLLLPAFLATRGNVYGAMGARISSGLHQGMIDPEFSWDRRLVNAVAASFINGIGISIVIAVLSWGILHALGRESARLVELVGIMLVSGVLTSVTLIFGLLALVFASYEYGLDPDNLIGPIVTTLGDIFGVVFLFVAITVVGGIF from the coding sequence ATGGAGGCTCGCCAAGACGCGTGGCGAATCTACCGCGAGTCACTGCCGATCCTCGTCGTCAGCCTCGCCGGCGGGATTTTCGCCGGCTCGGTCCTCGGATCGGAGGGGATGACCGAGGGATTCGAGCGATTTCCCGGACTGTTGCTCCTGCTCCCCGCCTTTCTGGCGACTCGAGGGAACGTCTACGGCGCGATGGGCGCGCGCATCTCGAGCGGACTCCACCAGGGGATGATCGACCCCGAGTTCTCGTGGGATCGGCGGCTGGTCAACGCTGTCGCCGCCTCGTTCATCAACGGCATCGGGATTTCGATCGTCATCGCGGTCCTCTCGTGGGGCATTCTGCACGCTCTCGGTCGGGAATCGGCCAGGCTCGTCGAACTCGTCGGTATCATGCTGGTCTCCGGCGTCCTCACGTCCGTCACCTTGATTTTCGGACTGCTGGCGCTGGTGTTCGCGAGCTACGAGTACGGGCTCGACCCCGACAACCTGATCGGCCCGATCGTCACCACGCTCGGCGATATCTTCGGCGTCGTCTTCCTCTTCGTTGCGATCACCGTCGTGGGAGGGATCTTCTGA
- a CDS encoding cation diffusion facilitator family transporter codes for MSEEAGADGGRRGFARASWANVLGNVAKIVVEGGAGLAFGSVALLADAAHSLADLVASVVVLVWGRSAFDEPDDTHPHGHDRIEPLTALFVGAVIALLGLNLLYRSAEGLAYGTDIEFSVLLLAALAFSIADMYLVYRYTVVINERLQSTALAALAKDCLNDIYTSVAAIVGVLGVFVGYPILDPVAGSLVSLLVVYQGVEIGRENVDYLIGAAPGPEKRGEITTALRGHPAVAGVHDLTVFYDGTVLEVEVHVEVDGDMPFREAHDIESELVDRLRGLEDVGDAHVHLDPSGIGEWKESSDEFERR; via the coding sequence ATGTCCGAAGAGGCTGGCGCGGACGGCGGGCGACGCGGGTTCGCGCGGGCGTCGTGGGCGAACGTCCTCGGTAACGTCGCCAAGATCGTCGTCGAGGGCGGTGCGGGGCTCGCGTTCGGCAGTGTCGCCCTGCTCGCCGACGCGGCCCACTCGCTGGCCGATCTCGTCGCCAGCGTCGTCGTCCTCGTCTGGGGCCGGAGCGCGTTCGACGAACCCGACGACACGCATCCCCACGGCCACGACCGGATCGAGCCGTTGACGGCGCTGTTCGTCGGCGCCGTCATCGCGCTCCTGGGGCTCAACTTGCTCTACCGATCCGCTGAGGGGCTCGCGTACGGAACCGATATCGAGTTCAGCGTGTTGCTCCTCGCGGCGCTCGCGTTCTCGATCGCCGACATGTATCTGGTCTATCGCTACACCGTGGTGATCAACGAGCGCCTGCAGTCGACCGCGTTGGCGGCGCTCGCGAAGGACTGTCTGAACGACATCTACACCTCGGTCGCCGCCATCGTCGGCGTTCTCGGCGTCTTCGTCGGCTATCCGATCCTCGATCCCGTCGCCGGCAGCCTCGTCAGTCTGCTGGTCGTCTATCAGGGCGTCGAGATCGGCAGGGAGAACGTCGATTACCTCATCGGTGCCGCGCCCGGCCCCGAGAAGCGAGGGGAGATCACGACCGCCCTCCGTGGCCATCCGGCCGTCGCGGGCGTCCACGACCTGACCGTCTTCTACGACGGCACCGTCCTCGAGGTCGAAGTCCACGTCGAAGTCGACGGCGACATGCCGTTCCGGGAGGCCCACGATATCGAGTCGGAACTGGTCGATCGCCTCCGGGGGCTCGAGGACGTCGGCGACGCGCACGTCCACCTCGACCCGTCGGGAATCGGCGAGTGGAAGGAGTCGTCCGACGAGTTCGAGCGTCGCTAA
- the crcB gene encoding fluoride efflux transporter CrcB: protein MSTLLLAGSGIGRLLARAAVTVDPDPAHVVGTGGAIGAILRYWVSQRVSERVSSERFPLATFAVNVVGSFVFGLAVFAGAGESTIRLVGTGICGSFTTFSSFSVETLRLYERGDRTLAVGNAVANLACSLAAIGLAWGLVAAAL from the coding sequence GTGAGTACGCTCCTCCTCGCGGGCAGCGGTATCGGCCGGCTGCTCGCTCGAGCGGCCGTCACCGTCGATCCCGACCCGGCCCACGTCGTCGGCACCGGCGGGGCGATCGGTGCAATCCTCCGATACTGGGTCTCCCAGCGGGTTTCCGAACGGGTCTCGAGCGAGCGGTTCCCGCTGGCGACGTTCGCGGTCAACGTCGTCGGCAGTTTCGTTTTCGGCCTCGCGGTCTTCGCGGGTGCGGGCGAGTCGACGATCCGACTCGTCGGGACGGGCATCTGTGGCTCCTTCACGACGTTTTCCTCGTTTTCGGTCGAGACGCTCCGGCTGTACGAGCGCGGCGACCGGACGCTCGCGGTCGGCAACGCCGTCGCTAACCTCGCGTGCTCGCTCGCTGCGATCGGCCTCGCGTGGGGGCTCGTCGCCGCCGCCCTCTGA
- a CDS encoding 30S ribosomal protein S7, whose translation MAAEDQPDPDAPAGGADVSAKLFGTWELGELEYADPSTERYITVTPVAHTAGRHAGKQFKKSQISIVERFINRLMQTEENTGKKQKTLNYVRDAFDIIHERTEENPIQVLVTAVENAAPREETVRLKYGGISVPKAVDVAPQRRVDQSLKFLAEGVYNGSFKTTTDVEEAIANQLIGAANYDVQTYAVSQKEEKERVAAAAR comes from the coding sequence ATGGCGGCAGAAGATCAACCGGACCCGGACGCCCCGGCCGGTGGCGCAGACGTTTCGGCGAAGCTCTTCGGCACGTGGGAACTCGGCGAACTCGAGTATGCCGACCCCTCGACCGAGCGCTACATCACGGTGACCCCCGTCGCCCACACCGCGGGTCGCCACGCCGGCAAGCAGTTCAAGAAGTCCCAGATCTCTATCGTCGAGCGGTTCATCAACCGACTGATGCAGACCGAAGAGAACACGGGTAAGAAACAGAAGACGCTCAACTACGTCCGTGACGCCTTCGACATCATCCACGAGCGGACCGAGGAGAACCCGATTCAGGTGCTCGTCACGGCCGTCGAGAACGCGGCCCCGCGAGAGGAGACCGTCCGCCTGAAGTACGGTGGCATCTCGGTGCCGAAGGCCGTCGACGTCGCCCCGCAGCGCCGCGTCGACCAGTCGCTGAAGTTCCTCGCGGAAGGCGTCTACAACGGCTCGTTCAAGACGACGACGGACGTGGAAGAGGCTATCGCCAACCAGCTCATCGGCGCGGCCAACTACGACGTCCAGACCTACGCGGTCAGCCAGAAAGAGGAGAAAGAGCGCGTCGCGGCAGCCGCCCGCTAA